The following proteins are co-located in the Micromonospora viridifaciens genome:
- a CDS encoding alpha/beta hydrolase, giving the protein MSGERIRIVRSWEWARPERPARREVLAEVPELEGTKPPLLFVPGFGHGAWAFAEHWLGHAASRGFPAYALSLRGHGGSAPAPEATLRSYTHDVVQAAASLPRQAVLVGHGAGARVVAHALARYPARAAVLVAPVFGGWGTLGAALRRNPLGTLPAVVGGRLRLSRRQLFSRELPDGEARRYAARLGRASRRAQWQLLTGRQPEPAVGRPPVLVLGSPDDRVVPAAALTRAARRYASAPLLFPGMGHDLMLDARWREPIDAILDWLEKDPAPAVR; this is encoded by the coding sequence GTGAGCGGAGAGCGGATCCGGATCGTCCGCTCGTGGGAGTGGGCCCGCCCGGAGCGCCCGGCCCGGCGCGAGGTGCTGGCCGAGGTGCCCGAGCTGGAGGGGACGAAGCCACCGCTGCTCTTCGTGCCCGGGTTCGGGCACGGGGCGTGGGCGTTCGCCGAGCACTGGCTGGGGCACGCCGCGTCCCGCGGCTTCCCGGCGTACGCGCTGAGCCTGCGCGGGCACGGCGGCAGCGCGCCGGCCCCGGAGGCGACGCTGCGGTCGTACACCCATGACGTGGTTCAGGCGGCGGCGAGCCTGCCGCGGCAGGCGGTGCTGGTGGGGCACGGGGCCGGCGCCCGGGTGGTGGCGCACGCCCTGGCCCGCTACCCGGCCCGGGCGGCGGTGCTGGTGGCGCCGGTGTTCGGCGGCTGGGGCACGCTCGGTGCCGCGCTGCGGCGCAACCCGTTGGGCACCCTGCCGGCGGTCGTCGGCGGTCGGCTGCGGCTGTCCCGCCGGCAGCTGTTCAGCCGGGAGTTGCCGGACGGCGAGGCTCGCCGGTACGCCGCGCGGCTGGGCCGGGCGAGCCGGCGGGCGCAGTGGCAGCTGCTCACCGGCCGGCAGCCGGAGCCGGCGGTGGGCCGCCCGCCGGTGCTGGTGCTGGGCAGCCCGGACGACCGGGTGGTGCCGGCGGCCGCGCTGACCCGGGCCGCCCGCCGGTACGCCTCGGCCCCCTTGCTCTTCCCCGGCATGGGCCACGACCTGATGCTGGATGCCCGCTGGCGGGAGCCGATCGACGCGATCCTCGACTGGTTGGAGAAGGACCCGGCGCCGGCCGTCAGGTGA
- a CDS encoding alpha,alpha-trehalose-phosphate synthase (UDP-forming), with the protein MRQSPLVVVANRLPIDDNLAPDGAFEWRRSPGGLVSALHPLLRHTPAAWVGWAGGTGPAPHLPDVDGVRMHAVPLTGDDLRDHEEGFANATLWPLYHDAVEQPEYHRRWWEAYQRVNQRFAEAAAAAAEPDGLVWVQDYHLQLVPGLLRELRPDLRIGFFLHVSFPPPELFMQLPRRAELLRGMLGADLIGFQRAQAAHNFAQLAAQVLELPATDRRIGVGERVVRIGAFPISIDTAEMAALAARPDVTDRARRLRQDLGSPERVILSVDRMDYTKGIEQRLKAYRELLASGDVKVPDTVLVQVAVPSRNRVAHHQILRDRVEHQVGRINGEFGRVGEPAIHYLTQPFDRAELVALYRVADVMAVTPLRDGMNLVAKEYVAARVDDTGALLLSEFAGAAAELEQAYLVNPHDLDGLKQGLLAALRATPEDVAARMRAMREHLRRNDIQAWARSYLSALDASGSLLRRLTTTD; encoded by the coding sequence ATGCGACAGAGTCCCCTCGTGGTGGTGGCCAACCGCCTGCCCATCGACGACAATTTGGCGCCGGACGGCGCCTTCGAGTGGCGCCGCAGCCCCGGCGGTCTGGTGAGCGCCCTGCACCCGCTGCTCCGGCACACCCCGGCCGCCTGGGTCGGCTGGGCCGGCGGCACCGGTCCCGCACCGCACCTGCCCGACGTGGACGGCGTCCGGATGCACGCGGTGCCGCTCACCGGGGACGACCTCCGCGACCACGAGGAGGGCTTCGCCAACGCCACCCTCTGGCCGCTCTACCACGACGCGGTCGAGCAGCCCGAGTACCACCGCCGCTGGTGGGAGGCGTACCAACGGGTCAACCAGCGGTTCGCCGAGGCCGCCGCGGCGGCCGCCGAGCCGGACGGCCTGGTCTGGGTGCAGGACTACCACCTCCAGCTGGTCCCGGGGCTGCTCCGGGAGCTCCGTCCGGACCTGCGGATCGGCTTCTTCCTGCACGTGTCGTTCCCACCGCCGGAGCTGTTCATGCAGCTCCCCCGCCGGGCCGAGCTGCTGCGCGGCATGCTCGGCGCCGACCTGATCGGCTTCCAGCGGGCCCAGGCCGCGCACAACTTCGCCCAGCTGGCGGCCCAGGTGCTCGAGCTGCCCGCCACCGACCGGCGGATCGGCGTCGGCGAGCGGGTGGTCCGGATCGGCGCCTTCCCGATCTCCATCGACACCGCCGAGATGGCCGCGCTCGCCGCCCGGCCCGACGTCACCGACCGCGCCCGCCGGCTCCGCCAGGACCTCGGCTCCCCCGAGCGCGTCATCCTCAGCGTCGACCGGATGGACTACACCAAGGGCATCGAGCAGCGCCTCAAGGCGTACCGTGAGCTGCTGGCCAGCGGGGACGTCAAGGTCCCGGACACCGTGCTCGTCCAGGTCGCGGTGCCCAGCCGGAACCGGGTCGCGCACCACCAGATCCTGCGCGACCGGGTGGAGCACCAGGTCGGCCGGATCAACGGCGAGTTCGGCCGGGTCGGCGAGCCGGCCATCCACTACCTCACCCAGCCGTTCGACCGCGCCGAACTGGTCGCCCTCTACCGCGTCGCCGACGTGATGGCGGTGACCCCGCTGCGGGACGGGATGAACCTGGTCGCCAAGGAGTACGTCGCCGCCCGGGTGGACGACACCGGGGCGCTGCTGCTCAGCGAGTTCGCCGGCGCCGCCGCCGAACTGGAGCAGGCGTACCTGGTCAACCCGCACGACCTGGACGGGCTCAAGCAGGGCCTGCTGGCGGCGCTGCGGGCCACGCCGGAGGACGTCGCCGCGCGGATGCGGGCGATGCGCGAGCACCTGCGCCGCAACGACATCCAGGCCTGGGCGCGGTCGTACCTGAGCGCCCTGGACGCGAGCGGCTCGCTGCTGCGCCGGCTCACCACCACCGACTGA
- a CDS encoding lysophospholipid acyltransferase family protein has product MLYWLLKYIILGPLLRLIFRPQVEGLEHVPATGPVILASNHLSFSDSIFTPLIVKRKVTFIAKAEYFTGKGIKGWLTKMFFVGSGTIPVDRSGGQAARAALDTQLEVLRAGGIAGIYPEGTRSPDGRLYRGKTGVARLALESGAPVVPMAMLNADEIQPPGQIIPRLKRVRMRFGAPLDFSRYAGMAGDRFVERAVTDEIMYELMELSGREYVDMYAQKAKSQPAQPVPA; this is encoded by the coding sequence GTGCTGTACTGGCTGCTGAAGTACATCATCCTCGGCCCGCTGCTGAGGCTGATCTTCCGCCCGCAGGTCGAGGGGCTCGAGCACGTCCCGGCGACCGGCCCGGTCATCCTGGCCAGCAACCACCTCTCCTTCTCCGACTCGATCTTCACCCCGCTCATCGTCAAGCGAAAAGTCACATTCATTGCCAAAGCGGAGTACTTCACCGGGAAGGGGATCAAGGGCTGGCTGACGAAGATGTTCTTCGTCGGCTCCGGCACCATCCCGGTCGACCGCTCCGGTGGCCAGGCGGCGCGCGCCGCGCTGGACACCCAGCTCGAGGTGCTGCGCGCCGGCGGGATCGCCGGCATCTATCCCGAGGGCACCCGCTCGCCCGACGGCCGGCTCTACCGGGGCAAGACCGGCGTGGCGCGGCTCGCTCTGGAGAGCGGCGCCCCGGTGGTGCCGATGGCGATGCTCAACGCCGACGAGATCCAGCCGCCCGGCCAGATCATCCCCCGGCTCAAGCGGGTGCGGATGCGCTTCGGCGCCCCGCTGGACTTCTCCCGCTACGCCGGGATGGCCGGCGACCGGTTCGTCGAGCGGGCCGTCACCGACGAGATCATGTACGAGCTGATGGAACTCTCCGGCCGGGAGTACGTCGACATGTACGCGCAGAAGGCGAAGAGCCAGCCGGCGCAGCCGGTCCCGGCCTGA
- a CDS encoding ATP-binding protein: MEGVISAQCDRCGRTAAEGDRFCGGCGAELGAVCPHCLRPLAADVAFCTSCGAPRSGGEPPAAAPQEDRRRVSVLFVDLIDFTPYVERTDPEQVRGMQTGFFSAAKRVVGQYGGVVEKYIGDAVMALFGAPVATETDALRCVRAGLELQRVLTRFAPTGRDELRFRVGVATGEALVDVAAARHGGQAIVAGDVVNTASRMQSVAPPGGVLVCGTTHALTKDAIRYEEQPPVTLRGRSTPTEVWLALAPVRRQPTDREPDTTPLIDREHELGLLVNALHRSLRDRLPQVVTVFGRAGIGKSRLVRELYRHALRLVDEPLTWRTGRCPPFGENVTFAALADIVKTEAGILDTDPASTAAQRLAAAVTELVGPAERDRIVDALRPLVGLAGAALPAEEAESAWRRFLLALAARRPTVLVFEDLHWADEAMLRFVELLGTAAREVPLLLLCTARPELVDRDPTWAGTITGSVTIALPPLRDTGIASLYAHMFGQAAFPAEMLTPLVEVAGGNPLYAHEYVRMLIEQGALRQSGRGWSLEKHLDLPMPESVHAVIANRVDLLDAKDRAVLLAASVVGVQFWPGAVAAALGQSVESVERALRRLEQRDFVHEQAASTMAGQPEFRFRHVLVRDVCYQRLPRTERVARHERTADWLDALSQSRDTDLAEVLAHHRWAAHEIARTLGLDTHRYAGPARAALHRAARRAYALHGLDAAAAHAGRALSLADDSDPVGRLQLELLSTEISFYRDGNAFLSGGGPEQLHALADRLLAHHDEACAARAWTLLGQAAWLRADRGAAVACLGRAVELFEPLPDSAQKADAHAELGRLHMLNYERDAAVAAAETAAGIGERLGLVEINTNARITAATARYQAGDRSGLDELHALVESSRAQQLLALPRALQNLAFALNEEGDWLRSDALLTAAPAAKGSGQTLATSYSAEAMRAYFDGDFARLIAAADAFVDTPTGGWDMQVRGLRSCLLVLRGQPVPPAPRPAPLGRNDAGRDDAALEAPRHRDDVAAALDSARRSGFHRPRWTMLGMAALCRALQGRADEAAELVDELADSWSAVPALASGEWIAVAAYAATLAGRDAAVRVRGMLDRVGHRTPWSEAALRTVTAALVAADGDHRRAGELHLAGAEIYGRIPDASDRMLSLALATAELDLAGDRAAIAAPLAEVRAFAQRNEAPGLLALARRPVPDTGTAVAC, translated from the coding sequence GTGGAGGGTGTCATCTCCGCGCAGTGTGACCGTTGTGGACGTACCGCCGCCGAGGGCGACCGCTTCTGTGGCGGCTGCGGCGCGGAGCTGGGGGCGGTCTGCCCGCACTGCCTGCGCCCGCTCGCCGCCGACGTGGCCTTCTGCACCTCGTGCGGCGCGCCCCGGTCCGGCGGCGAGCCGCCGGCCGCCGCGCCGCAGGAGGACCGTCGCCGGGTCAGCGTCCTCTTCGTCGACCTGATCGACTTCACGCCGTACGTCGAGCGGACCGACCCGGAGCAGGTCCGCGGCATGCAGACCGGTTTCTTCTCCGCCGCGAAACGGGTGGTCGGGCAGTACGGCGGGGTGGTCGAGAAGTACATCGGCGATGCCGTGATGGCGCTGTTCGGGGCGCCGGTGGCCACCGAGACCGACGCGCTGCGCTGCGTACGGGCCGGGCTGGAGCTGCAACGAGTGCTGACCCGGTTCGCCCCGACCGGCCGCGACGAGCTGCGCTTCCGGGTCGGCGTGGCGACCGGCGAGGCGCTGGTGGACGTGGCCGCCGCCCGGCACGGCGGGCAGGCGATCGTCGCCGGCGACGTGGTCAACACCGCCTCCCGGATGCAGTCGGTGGCGCCGCCCGGCGGGGTGCTCGTCTGCGGCACCACCCATGCGCTGACCAAGGACGCCATCCGCTACGAGGAGCAGCCGCCGGTCACCCTCCGCGGGCGGTCCACGCCCACCGAGGTCTGGCTGGCCCTGGCCCCGGTACGCCGGCAGCCGACCGACCGGGAGCCGGACACCACCCCGCTGATCGACCGCGAGCACGAGCTGGGCCTGCTGGTCAACGCGCTGCACCGGTCGCTGCGGGATCGGCTGCCGCAGGTCGTGACCGTCTTCGGTCGGGCCGGCATCGGTAAGAGCCGGCTGGTCCGCGAGCTCTACCGGCACGCCTTGCGGCTGGTCGACGAGCCGCTGACCTGGCGTACCGGGCGATGCCCACCGTTCGGCGAGAACGTCACCTTCGCGGCGCTGGCCGACATCGTGAAGACCGAGGCCGGCATCCTCGACACCGACCCGGCGTCGACCGCGGCGCAGCGGCTCGCCGCGGCCGTCACCGAACTGGTCGGCCCGGCCGAGCGGGACCGGATCGTCGATGCGCTGCGGCCGCTGGTCGGGCTGGCCGGCGCCGCGCTGCCCGCCGAGGAGGCCGAGTCGGCCTGGCGACGGTTCCTGCTGGCGCTGGCCGCCCGACGCCCCACCGTGCTGGTCTTCGAGGACCTGCACTGGGCCGACGAAGCGATGCTGCGCTTCGTCGAGTTGCTCGGCACGGCTGCCCGCGAGGTGCCGCTGCTGCTGCTCTGCACCGCCCGCCCGGAGTTGGTCGACCGGGACCCGACCTGGGCGGGGACCATCACCGGCTCGGTCACCATCGCCCTGCCCCCGCTGCGGGACACCGGCATCGCCTCGCTCTACGCGCACATGTTCGGTCAGGCCGCGTTCCCGGCCGAGATGCTCACGCCGTTGGTCGAGGTGGCCGGCGGCAACCCGCTCTACGCCCACGAGTACGTCCGGATGCTCATCGAGCAGGGCGCGCTGCGCCAGTCGGGGCGCGGCTGGTCGCTGGAGAAGCACCTCGACCTGCCCATGCCGGAGAGCGTGCACGCGGTGATCGCGAACCGGGTCGACCTGCTCGACGCCAAGGACCGGGCCGTGTTGCTGGCCGCCTCGGTGGTGGGCGTGCAGTTCTGGCCGGGTGCGGTGGCCGCCGCGCTGGGCCAGTCGGTCGAGTCGGTGGAGCGCGCCCTGCGCCGGCTGGAGCAGCGTGACTTCGTGCACGAGCAGGCGGCGTCCACGATGGCCGGGCAGCCGGAGTTCCGGTTCCGGCACGTCCTGGTCCGGGATGTCTGCTACCAGCGGCTGCCGCGTACCGAACGGGTGGCCCGGCACGAGCGGACCGCGGACTGGCTGGACGCGCTGTCGCAGAGCCGCGACACCGACCTGGCCGAGGTGCTCGCCCACCACCGCTGGGCGGCCCACGAGATCGCCCGCACGCTGGGGTTGGACACCCACCGCTACGCCGGGCCGGCCCGCGCCGCGCTGCACCGGGCGGCCCGCCGGGCGTACGCCCTGCACGGGCTGGACGCGGCGGCCGCCCATGCCGGCCGGGCGCTGAGCCTGGCCGACGACAGCGACCCGGTGGGCCGGCTGCAACTGGAGCTCCTGAGCACCGAGATCTCGTTCTACCGGGACGGCAACGCGTTCCTCTCCGGCGGCGGGCCCGAGCAGCTGCACGCGCTCGCCGACCGGCTGCTCGCGCACCACGACGAGGCCTGCGCCGCCCGCGCCTGGACCCTGCTCGGTCAGGCGGCCTGGCTGCGCGCCGACCGGGGCGCGGCGGTGGCCTGCCTGGGCCGGGCGGTGGAGCTGTTCGAGCCGCTGCCGGACAGCGCCCAGAAGGCGGACGCCCACGCGGAGCTGGGCCGACTGCACATGCTCAACTACGAGCGGGACGCGGCGGTCGCGGCGGCGGAGACGGCCGCCGGGATCGGCGAGCGGCTCGGGCTCGTAGAGATCAACACCAATGCGCGGATCACCGCGGCGACCGCGCGCTACCAGGCCGGCGACCGGTCCGGGCTGGACGAGCTGCACGCGCTGGTCGAGTCCAGCCGGGCCCAGCAGTTGCTGGCGCTCCCCCGGGCCCTGCAGAACCTGGCGTTCGCCCTCAACGAGGAGGGCGACTGGCTGCGCTCCGATGCGCTGCTGACCGCCGCCCCGGCGGCGAAGGGCAGCGGTCAGACCCTGGCCACCAGCTATTCGGCCGAGGCGATGCGGGCGTACTTCGACGGGGACTTCGCCCGGTTGATCGCCGCCGCCGACGCGTTCGTGGACACCCCGACCGGCGGCTGGGACATGCAGGTCCGCGGGCTGCGCTCGTGCCTGCTGGTGCTACGTGGGCAGCCGGTACCACCGGCGCCCCGGCCGGCCCCCCTCGGGCGAAACGACGCCGGGCGGGACGACGCCGCCCTGGAGGCGCCCCGGCACCGGGACGACGTGGCCGCCGCGCTGGACAGCGCCCGACGCAGCGGCTTCCACCGGCCGCGCTGGACCATGCTCGGCATGGCGGCGCTCTGCCGTGCCCTGCAGGGGCGAGCGGACGAGGCGGCGGAGCTGGTCGATGAGCTGGCCGACTCGTGGTCGGCGGTGCCCGCGCTGGCCAGCGGCGAATGGATCGCCGTCGCGGCGTACGCGGCCACCCTGGCTGGCCGGGACGCGGCGGTGCGGGTTCGGGGGATGCTGGACCGGGTCGGGCACCGGACGCCCTGGTCGGAGGCGGCGCTACGGACGGTGACCGCGGCCCTCGTCGCGGCGGACGGCGATCACCGGCGGGCTGGCGAGCTGCACCTGGCGGGCGCGGAGATCTACGGCCGGATCCCGGACGCGAGCGACCGGATGCTGTCTCTCGCCCTGGCCACGGCCGAGCTGGACCTGGCCGGCGACCGCGCGGCGATCGCCGCGCCGCTGGCCGAGGTGCGCGCCTTCGCCCAGCGCAACGAGGCGCCGGGCCTGCTCGCGCTGGCCCGCCGGCCGGTGCCCGACACGGGTACCGCGGTCGCCTGCTGA
- a CDS encoding Crp/Fnr family transcriptional regulator — translation MEVRLPEPGDALTGVEMFAGLEPEVRQRVIAAAVPRTYRKGQLLFVENDPGESLIVLRRGAVAVFRTAPTGERAVLSVVRPPDVLGEVSLLDASTRSASAEAIEDCAALALSRPAFMELVHSNPRILDAVMRSLGGLIRRLTEQNADHVFLDLPGRVAKTLVRLAGESQAPMITIELNQSQLAEMAGGSRQSVNQAIGSFASRGWLRTEGRRIVVTDVAALRRRAGMNDR, via the coding sequence GTGGAGGTTCGCCTGCCGGAGCCGGGTGACGCGCTCACGGGCGTGGAGATGTTCGCCGGGCTCGAGCCGGAGGTACGACAGCGGGTCATCGCCGCGGCGGTGCCGCGTACGTACCGCAAGGGTCAGTTGCTCTTCGTGGAGAACGACCCGGGCGAGTCGCTCATCGTGCTGCGCCGGGGGGCCGTGGCCGTGTTCCGCACCGCCCCGACCGGCGAGCGTGCCGTGCTGTCGGTGGTCCGGCCGCCGGACGTGCTGGGTGAGGTCTCCCTGCTGGACGCCTCGACCCGGTCGGCGTCGGCGGAGGCGATCGAGGACTGCGCCGCCCTGGCGCTGTCCCGCCCGGCGTTCATGGAGCTGGTGCACTCCAACCCGCGCATCCTCGACGCGGTGATGCGTTCGCTCGGCGGGCTGATCCGCCGGCTGACCGAGCAGAACGCCGACCACGTCTTCCTGGACCTGCCCGGCCGGGTGGCCAAGACGCTGGTCCGGCTGGCCGGCGAGAGCCAGGCCCCGATGATCACGATCGAGCTCAACCAGAGCCAGCTCGCCGAGATGGCCGGCGGCTCCCGGCAGAGCGTCAACCAGGCGATCGGCTCGTTCGCCAGCCGGGGCTGGCTGCGTACGGAGGGCCGCCGGATCGTGGTGACCGACGTGGCTGCGCTGCGCCGCCGCGCCGGCATGAACGACCGCTGA
- a CDS encoding polyadenylate-specific 3'-exoribonuclease AS — MVYRYFYDCEFIEDGRIVDLVSIGVVDEYGREFYAVSTEFDDSRAVPWVRRNVLDKLPSPADRAWRSRERIRDDLYEFLLEPVRDRPSEQLELWAWYAAYDHVVLAQLWGAMPALPREIPRFTKELRQLWDDRGRPRLPDAEADRHDALVDARHNLARWRAMTGR, encoded by the coding sequence ATGGTCTACCGCTACTTCTACGACTGCGAGTTCATCGAGGACGGCCGGATCGTCGACCTGGTGTCGATCGGCGTCGTCGACGAGTACGGCCGCGAGTTCTACGCGGTCTCCACCGAGTTCGACGACTCCCGGGCCGTGCCCTGGGTGCGCCGCAACGTGCTCGACAAGCTGCCCTCCCCGGCCGACCGCGCCTGGCGCTCCCGCGAGCGCATCCGGGACGACCTGTACGAGTTCCTGCTGGAGCCGGTCCGGGACCGGCCGAGCGAGCAGCTCGAGCTGTGGGCCTGGTACGCGGCGTACGACCACGTGGTGCTGGCCCAGCTGTGGGGGGCGATGCCGGCGCTGCCCCGGGAGATCCCGCGGTTCACCAAGGAGCTGCGCCAGCTCTGGGACGACCGGGGCCGGCCGAGGCTGCCCGACGCCGAGGCGGACCGGCACGACGCCCTGGTCGACGCCCGGCACAACCTGGCCCGCTGGCGGGCGATGACCGGAAGGTGA
- a CDS encoding 6-phosphofructokinase — MRIGVLTGGGDCPGLNAVIRAVVRKGVASYGHEFVGFQDGWKGPLEGLSRPLGITEVRGILPRGGTILGSSRTNPFKIENGVERIRENLAAQGVDALIAIGGEDTLGVATKLHELDVKVVGVPKTIDNDLGATDYTFGFDTAVNIAMEAIDRLHTTAESHHRTLVVEVMGRHAGWIALHAGLAGGANVILLPERQFDVDQVAGYVEKRFQKQYAPIVVVAEGAHPLEGQMVLHNQELDAFGHVRLGGIGQWLAEQLEAKTGKEARTVVLGHIQRGGTPSAFDRVLATRLGLHAIDAAHEGDWGKMVAMKSTDIVRVPLAEATRELKTVPLERYAEAEVFFGS, encoded by the coding sequence ATGCGTATCGGCGTGCTCACCGGCGGCGGGGACTGCCCTGGTCTCAACGCGGTGATTCGAGCGGTCGTCCGCAAGGGCGTTGCCAGCTACGGTCACGAGTTCGTGGGCTTCCAGGACGGCTGGAAGGGCCCCCTGGAGGGTCTGTCCAGGCCGCTGGGCATCACGGAGGTCCGGGGTATCCTGCCGCGCGGCGGCACCATCCTCGGCTCGTCCCGGACCAACCCGTTCAAGATCGAGAACGGTGTCGAGCGGATCAGGGAGAACCTGGCCGCCCAGGGCGTGGACGCGCTGATCGCCATCGGCGGCGAGGACACCCTCGGCGTCGCCACCAAGCTGCACGAGCTGGACGTCAAGGTCGTCGGCGTGCCGAAGACCATCGACAACGACCTGGGCGCCACCGACTACACCTTCGGCTTCGACACCGCGGTCAACATCGCCATGGAGGCGATCGACCGGCTGCACACCACCGCCGAGAGCCACCACCGCACCCTGGTGGTCGAGGTGATGGGCCGGCACGCCGGCTGGATCGCGCTGCACGCCGGCCTCGCCGGGGGCGCCAACGTGATCCTGCTGCCCGAGCGGCAGTTCGACGTCGACCAGGTCGCCGGGTACGTCGAGAAGCGCTTCCAGAAGCAGTACGCCCCGATCGTCGTGGTCGCCGAGGGCGCCCACCCGCTCGAGGGGCAGATGGTGCTGCACAACCAGGAGCTCGACGCGTTCGGTCACGTCCGCCTCGGCGGCATCGGCCAGTGGCTCGCCGAGCAGCTGGAGGCGAAGACCGGCAAGGAGGCCCGCACGGTGGTGCTCGGCCACATCCAGCGCGGTGGCACCCCGAGCGCCTTCGACCGGGTGCTCGCCACCCGCCTCGGCCTGCACGCGATCGACGCGGCGCACGAGGGCGACTGGGGCAAGATGGTCGCGATGAAGAGCACCGACATCGTCCGGGTCCCGCTCGCCGAGGCCACCCGGGAGCTGAAGACCGTGCCGCTGGAGCGGTACGCCGAGGCCGAGGTCTTCTTCGGTAGCTGA